From the Pangasianodon hypophthalmus isolate fPanHyp1 chromosome 17, fPanHyp1.pri, whole genome shotgun sequence genome, one window contains:
- the gdpd5a gene encoding glycerophosphodiester phosphodiesterase domain-containing protein 5, producing MVKHQPLQVYERQLCLSCLTGIYGCRWKRYQRSHDDSSKWECSWFLILCSSFLLLLVWSYFWWEAQNDYNEFNWLLYNRSGEWSDGTVPILATTLVGFSYTAFLMILGLCHITLGQQLNLYWIHKIGVLAVLLTTITGVVSIDDIWRDEWDIIIISLQSTGPFLHIGAVAAMTALGWIVAGQVVRGGRTRFQVLLLLLYLCVLLALYLTPLTISSPCIMDRSNLKPRPAIIGRRGAPMLAPENTIMSFNKALQQKVSGFEADVTISADGVAFVMRDRTLRRTTDVARVFPQRQHEDASLFTWPEIRTLNAGLWFLRDDPYWTVQFMSVKERSRAANQTVCSLVELLRLAVKTNRSVMFSLRRPPAQHPRHELWISDALKAIHRSGIQSEQVMWMTDWSRKKVRSAVPLLEQTEEDKHSAEEFKERGVHTVSIHYSQTTEPEIRRFRGSNVSMNVYPVNEPWLYSVLWCSGVQSVSSDAPHILRKVPQPIWLMSPDEYCLIWIMADLISAAVIIGIFIFQRWRMSGMRSYNPEQIMLSAVVRRPSRDVNIMKEKLIFSEINNGVSSTDELPLYTEHRYEGYTRDTISR from the exons ATGGTGAAACACCAACCCTTACAGGTCTACGAGAGACAGCTGTGTTTGTCCTGCCTGACCGGGATCTACGGGTGCCGCTGGAAACGCTACCAGCGCTCCCACGATGACAGCTCCAAG tGGGAGTGCTCCTGGTTCCTCATCCTGTGCTCCTCgtttctcctcctcctcgtctgGTCTTACTTTTGGTGGGAGGCTCAAAATGACTACAACGAGTTTAACTG GTTGTTATATAACCGATCAGGGGAGTGGAGCGATGGCACGGTCCCCATTCTCGCCACCACACTCGTGGGATTCTCTTACACTGCATTTTTAATG ATATTAGGCCTTTGCCATATCACACTGGGGCAGCAGCTCAACCTCTACTGGATTCATAAG aTTGGCGTGCTGGCCGTCCTGCTCACTACAATCACAGGTGTGGTGTCCATCGATGACATATGGAGGGACGAATgggacatcatcatcatctcgcTACAG TCGACTGGACCCTTCCTGCACATTGGGGCCGTGGCTGCCATGACGGCGTTGGGGTGGATCGTCGCCGGCCAGGTCGTGCGTGGAGGAAGAACGA gatttcaggtgctgctgctcctgctgtatttgtgtgttcTCCTGGCTCTCTATCTGACTCCCCTCACCATCTCCTCCCCCTGCATCATGGACCGATCGAACCTAAAGCCACGGCCCGCCATCATCGGCCGTCGAGGAGCTCCAATG CTCGCTCCAGAAAACACCATCATGTCCTTCAACAAAGCCTTGCAGCAGAAAGTCAGTGGCTTCGAGGCTGACGTCACCATCAG TGCAGATGGAGTGGCCTTCGTGATGCGTGACCGTACGCTGCGCCGCACCACAGACGTGGCCCGGGTCTTTCCTCAGAGGCAACACGAAGACGCCTCACTCTTCACCTGGCCTGAGATACGCACTCTAAACGCTGGCTTGTGGTTTCTCAgg GATGACCCATACTGGACAGTCCAGTTCATGTCTGTGAAGGAGCGAAGCCGAGCAGCCAATCAAACGGTGTGTAGTCTGGTGGAACTGCTGCGTCTGGCGGTGAAGACAAACCGCTCAGTGATGTTCAGCCTGCGCAGACCTCCAGCTCAACACCCACGACACGAGCTCTGGATCAGCGATGCCCTAAAGGCCATACACCGCTCAGGCATCCAGTCAGAACAG gTGATGTGGATGACAGACTGGTCCAGGAAGAAGGTGCGATCTGCTGTGCCTCTGCTGGAGCAGACGGAGGAGGATAAGCATTCTGCAGAGGAATTTAAAGAAAGGGGAGTCCATACAGTGAGCATACACTACAGTCAAACAACAGAACCAGAAatcag GCGCTTCAGAGGCAGCAACGTGAGCATGAACGTGTACCCAGTGAACGAGCCGTGGCTTTACTCAGTGCTGTGGTGCAGCGGCGTTCAGTCCGTCTCGTCCGACGCTCCTCACATCCTCCGCAAAGTGCCTCAGCCCATCTGGTTAATG AGTCCAGACGAGTACTGCTTGATATGGATCATGGCTGATCTAATATCCGCAGCAGTCATCATaggaatatttatatttcagag GTGGAGGATGAGCGGGATGCGCAGCTACAACCCGGAGCAGATCATGCTCAGTGCTGTGGTGCGAAGACCCAGCCGTGACGTCAACATCATGAAAGAGAAACTCATCTTCTCAG AAATAAACAACGGAGTCAGTAGCACAGACGAGCTGCCTCTCTACACAGAGCACAGATATGAAGGATACACACGTGACACCATTTCCCGCTGA